One Oreochromis niloticus isolate F11D_XX linkage group LG16, O_niloticus_UMD_NMBU, whole genome shotgun sequence genomic window carries:
- the hat1 gene encoding histone acetyltransferase type B catalytic subunit isoform X2 has product MEKKLAEYKCDTNEAISLKLVRFPEDVDDDSTTFHPEYSHQVFGDDEVAFGYKGLQIQLFYAAGNLSTLFKVKYTSKVTETFDCVEADDVEGKIREIIPAGFTCNTDDFISLLEKEANFKPFGTLLHTYTVHSEEAGELTYQIHKADVTCPGFREYHERLQTFLMWFIETASFIDADDDRWDFFLVFEKYNKDGETLYATVGYMTVYNYYVYPDKTRPRVSQMLILPPFQGEGHGAQLLEAVHRFYCSLPKVQDITAEDPSENYVKLRDYVLVKLCQGLPSFAADKLHLGFSADMIKEAQDKLKINKKHARRVYEILRLRATDMSDEDKAREYRLEVKKRLFGPYRKNQRELAKMRKCLRPEELVSHMSQMDTQTQHEELEKSYQDVVEDYRRIIERLASQA; this is encoded by the exons ATGGAAAAGAAACTGGCTGAGTACAAGTGTGACACCAACGAAGCTATATCCTTGAAGCTGG TTCGCTTTCCAGAGGATGTTGACGACGATAGCACCACATTCCACCCCGAGTACAGCCACCAAGTCTTTGGAGACGA TGAGGTCGCTTTTGGCTACAAAGGTCTTCAGATCCAGCTCTTCTACGCCGCGGGGAACCTGAGTACCCTCTTCAAAGTGAAATATACCTCAAAAGTCACAGAGACATTCGACTGTGTGGAG GCTGATGACGTCGAGGGGAAAATTCGGGAAATCATTCCTGCTGGGTTCACCTGCAACACCGATGACTTCATCTCACTGCTGGAGAAGGAGGCCAATTTCAAGCCCTTTGGCACCCTGCTTCACACGTACACGGTCCACAGCGAGGAGGCAGGAGAACTCACGTACCAGATTCACAAG GCTGACGTTACCTGCCCGGGATTCCGGGAGTACCACGAGCGCTTGCAGACCTTCCTCATGTGGTTCATAGAGACTGCCAGTTTCATTGACGCAGACGACGATCGTTGGGACTTCTTTCTTGT ATTTGAAAAGTACAATAAAGATGGGGAGACTCTCTACGCAACTGTTGGCTACATGACAGTTTATAATTACTACGTATACCCAGACAAAACCCGACCACGTGTAAG CCAAATGCTGATCCTGCCTCCGTTCCAAGGAGAAGGTCACGGAGCTCAGCTTCTGGAGGCAGTACACAGATTTTATTGCAGCTTGCCCAAAGTGCAAGACATCACAG CTGAAGACCCCTCTGAGAACTATGTGAAGCTGAGAGACTACGTGCTGGTGAAGCTTTGTCAGGGCCTGCCATCCTTCGCTGCAGACAAGCTGCACCTCGGCTTCTCAGCTGACATGATCAAAGAGGCGCAAGACAAGCTGAAAATTAACAAG AAACATGCCAGGCGAGTTTATGAAATCCTACGCCTCAGAGCGACAGACATGAGCGATGAAGACAAAGCGAGAGAGTACCGCTTAGAGGTGAAGAAGAGGCTGTTCGGACCCTACAGG AAGAATCAGAGGGAGCTGGCGAAGATGAGGAAGTGCCTACGGCCAGAGGAGCTGGTGTCCCACATGAGTCAGATGGACACTCAGACACAGCACGAGGAGCTGGAGAAGAGTTATCAGGATGTTGTGGAGGACTACAGGAGAATCATTGAGAGGCTAGCATCACAGGCCTGA
- the hat1 gene encoding histone acetyltransferase type B catalytic subunit isoform X1, whose product MADVNTMEKKLAEYKCDTNEAISLKLVRFPEDVDDDSTTFHPEYSHQVFGDDEVAFGYKGLQIQLFYAAGNLSTLFKVKYTSKVTETFDCVEADDVEGKIREIIPAGFTCNTDDFISLLEKEANFKPFGTLLHTYTVHSEEAGELTYQIHKADVTCPGFREYHERLQTFLMWFIETASFIDADDDRWDFFLVFEKYNKDGETLYATVGYMTVYNYYVYPDKTRPRVSQMLILPPFQGEGHGAQLLEAVHRFYCSLPKVQDITAEDPSENYVKLRDYVLVKLCQGLPSFAADKLHLGFSADMIKEAQDKLKINKKHARRVYEILRLRATDMSDEDKAREYRLEVKKRLFGPYRKNQRELAKMRKCLRPEELVSHMSQMDTQTQHEELEKSYQDVVEDYRRIIERLASQA is encoded by the exons ATGGCGG ATGTAAACACCATGGAAAAGAAACTGGCTGAGTACAAGTGTGACACCAACGAAGCTATATCCTTGAAGCTGG TTCGCTTTCCAGAGGATGTTGACGACGATAGCACCACATTCCACCCCGAGTACAGCCACCAAGTCTTTGGAGACGA TGAGGTCGCTTTTGGCTACAAAGGTCTTCAGATCCAGCTCTTCTACGCCGCGGGGAACCTGAGTACCCTCTTCAAAGTGAAATATACCTCAAAAGTCACAGAGACATTCGACTGTGTGGAG GCTGATGACGTCGAGGGGAAAATTCGGGAAATCATTCCTGCTGGGTTCACCTGCAACACCGATGACTTCATCTCACTGCTGGAGAAGGAGGCCAATTTCAAGCCCTTTGGCACCCTGCTTCACACGTACACGGTCCACAGCGAGGAGGCAGGAGAACTCACGTACCAGATTCACAAG GCTGACGTTACCTGCCCGGGATTCCGGGAGTACCACGAGCGCTTGCAGACCTTCCTCATGTGGTTCATAGAGACTGCCAGTTTCATTGACGCAGACGACGATCGTTGGGACTTCTTTCTTGT ATTTGAAAAGTACAATAAAGATGGGGAGACTCTCTACGCAACTGTTGGCTACATGACAGTTTATAATTACTACGTATACCCAGACAAAACCCGACCACGTGTAAG CCAAATGCTGATCCTGCCTCCGTTCCAAGGAGAAGGTCACGGAGCTCAGCTTCTGGAGGCAGTACACAGATTTTATTGCAGCTTGCCCAAAGTGCAAGACATCACAG CTGAAGACCCCTCTGAGAACTATGTGAAGCTGAGAGACTACGTGCTGGTGAAGCTTTGTCAGGGCCTGCCATCCTTCGCTGCAGACAAGCTGCACCTCGGCTTCTCAGCTGACATGATCAAAGAGGCGCAAGACAAGCTGAAAATTAACAAG AAACATGCCAGGCGAGTTTATGAAATCCTACGCCTCAGAGCGACAGACATGAGCGATGAAGACAAAGCGAGAGAGTACCGCTTAGAGGTGAAGAAGAGGCTGTTCGGACCCTACAGG AAGAATCAGAGGGAGCTGGCGAAGATGAGGAAGTGCCTACGGCCAGAGGAGCTGGTGTCCCACATGAGTCAGATGGACACTCAGACACAGCACGAGGAGCTGGAGAAGAGTTATCAGGATGTTGTGGAGGACTACAGGAGAATCATTGAGAGGCTAGCATCACAGGCCTGA